Genomic segment of Panicum virgatum strain AP13 chromosome 9N, P.virgatum_v5, whole genome shotgun sequence:
CGAGGCCATAGAACTTGGCCTCCGGCTTGCGTATTTCTTTGCAGTAAGCGCCATCTTCTGCTGCACACACTCCCAGTCCTTGTTGACTTGTTGTATGACGACTTTCGAGTCACCATAGGCCAGGAGGCGCTTGATGCCGTGGATGAGGGCCCCATGCTCAGCAACGTTGTTTGTTGACTTGAAGACTAGTTGAAGAACGAACTTTAGCCGTTTCACCCTTGGGGGAGATGTGTACTCCCCCACTGGCACCGTATAGGTTAGGCGCACCATTGAAGTACACGACTCAGTGCTCGGGTTGTGTCTCGGGTGTCAGGATGGcaacggggcggggcggggcgggggagCGCCTCCCGTCCCCGCCCCGATCCCCGAACTCTAATCCCCGCCCCGGCCCCGAAACACTAATCGGGGAAAAACGTGCCCCGTCCCCGACCCCGTTGGGTCCCCGAATCTCGACGGGTCCCCGTGGGGATCAACCACCCAACAAATGAATCGCAAAGTAGAAGTTCAAAAGAATTAAATCGGAAGTAGAGAGACATAGATTCAACCAGGAGACACATACAACATCATAGATCGAGCCCAAATGCATAAGACTAAGGCTAACGGATGGAGCACAAGCCCACAAGCTAACAGATCGAGCAAGTCACAAGCTAACAAATTCAACAAACGGCCATGGCAACAAGCTAACAGAACAAGCGCAGCACTTCTTCCTACTGCACCACCACGGATGCAGATCTGCAAGGCGATTTGCAGAATAGCAGCGAAATTCCGCCGGCCTGCACGGAGTAGATAGCGGCGTTGGCAGCTTGCCTTCTTCACTCCGGCGTCCGGCCCTCGGGTCGCGTCCCGCTCGATGCGCTCGCactcggtggcggcggtggccgctcGCCTGCAGCTGTGGCCGTAGGAGCAAGGGAATTAAATAGGTGAGTTAGGGTTTGGAAGATTTTATTTATATACAGTAGGGTATTGGGCTGCTGGGCCTTGCATTTTTAACAGCCCAAGATTATTTCGGGTCCCCGTGTTCCCCCGAGGAGATAAACTCCGCCCCATCCCCGCCCTGACACAGTTTTGGGGCCCCGCCCCGGTTGCCCCAGGGGGGAGATTTGCACCCGTCCCCACCCCCGTTCGGGTCGGGTCCGTATCCCCGTGGGGAAAATTGCCACACTGACTCGGGTGGAGGGTCCTGGATCTCGGTCCACTTGGTGATGAAGTCCACCAGCGTCTGGAACTTGATGATGGAATGGAGGATGAACTCGATAGAGAGGACCCCGAGCTCCATTGACCATTTGACGACTCAGCCGTTGGCGTCCCAGTTGTGGAAGATGTCACATAGTAGGTAGGAGGAGACAACCTTGATTTGGTGTGCCTCGAAGTAGTGCCAGAGCTTCCTCGATGTGATGAGGTTCCCGTATAGTAGCTTCTGGACCTGCGGGTAGCGTACCTTGGACTCaccgagtacttcactgatgatgtAGATGGGTTGTTAATTATACTTTGTAAACATGGCCTGGTTCATCTCGTTCGATGACCAGGGTGGTACCCACCACATGAGTGGTCGTagtgatgtagaggagtaaGGTCTCCCCGTCGTCTGGAGCAGTTAGCAGGGTGGTTTGTTCAGTAACACCTTGAGCTCTTGGAATGCCTTAGAGGCATCATTGTTCCACTCGAACTTGTTGGACTCCTGGAGAaatttgaagaagggtaggcccCTATCGTCGAACCGGCTGATGAACCTGCCCACGGCGGCCATGCACCCGGACCGGCTGATGAACCTGCCCATGGCGGCCATGCACCCGGTTAACTTCATCAGGTCCTTCTTGCACCTGGGTGCTTTCATGTACCTAATGGCATTGACCTTGGTGGGGTTCGCTTCGATGTCGCGACTATTTACAATGAAGCTGAGTAGGTTTTACAAAGGAACACTAAAGACATACTTGGTTGGATTgagcttccatttgaatttccAGATATTTTCAAATGTTTCCGTTAGATCCGCAATGAACTTGTCATTAGATTTCATCTTGATGACTACATTGTTGACGTAGGCCTCAGCATTGTGCCCGATCTGCCCCTAGAGGCATCTCTGTATGGTCTTTTGGTAGGTGGTGCCGATGTTCTTGAAGCTAAAtgtcatggtgttgtagcatTATGCCCCCAATGGGGTGATGGAGGGTATGTTCTCTTGATCATATCCTTTCTTTTATCGTAATTGCACTTAGGTGAGAAGGCCGAGCCCTAATCTATATCAGAGCAAATTCCCTCTTTTTTTATTCAAAATATTTATGAAAAATGAAAGCACGATTCTCCATAGGGATATGTACATAAGGGGGAAAGCTTGATTCTAGTGCAAAATGATCAATATGTGGAATCTGAACAAGTAATTGCGGAGATTCGTGCCGGAACATCCACTTTGCATTTTAAAggcaagaaaaaaagaaaaatttcgacaaattcattttttttaaattatgtGATAATTATGAGAACCAATCATACTACTTCGCGTGCCAGATTTCCACAATTGAAGAAAAAAGCACAGGGCGTATTGATTAAATTATTGGACCCGTGCTGGATATCACTTTTCCCCCTTTGTTTATGAAATGCTCGAAATAGCTCAGTCGTCATCATCCCCTCCCTTTCGGGGACagtctcttctctctctccgtGGCTTTGACCCTACATTTTTTGCTTCGAGTCAAGCCACTGGCTTGTCAACCCCCTCGGGACTCCCCCAAGACGAATTTCAttcaatttatttttcttttcttatagTATAAAACAATAAACATTTGAATTCAGCATTATTCCATGATTCCTATTTCAAAGCCTATCTTTTAAGGGAAAAATAACCCTTCTTTTCTCATTCGCTCTCTATTGCATGCATGGGTGGAAGAACAAAAATAAGATTATGAAAAAAAGAAGGACattgaaaagaaaaattgaCTTTTGAAACCCTTTTTATGTGTAACGAAAAAGAGTTGCGATTTCTTCTTATTCCTACAGAACGTCTATTAACAAGAATATgataatatataaaaataatactgTTTATTAGTGTCACATAAAACGAAATGGGGCGTGGCCAAGTGGTAAGGCAGCGGGTTTTGGTCCCGTTACTCGGAGGTTTTCTTTAGGGCGATCTGGTGGTACCCTAAGTAACaatcaagaaaagagagaagaacGCACCTAGCCATCGAGTCGATGACCTGTTTGATGCATGTAGAGGAAAGGAGTCTttagggcagtgtttgttgacatcagtgtagtcgacacacattctccattcatcatttttcttttttacaaggattGGGTTTGGCAGCTATTTCGGGATGTGTGACTTCTCAGATTAAACCAGCATCTAGGTGCCTAGTTACTTTTACCCTAATGGCCTCCTTTCAATCTTGGGAGAAGCGACACAGCCGTTTCTTAACGAGTCGCGCCTTCTCGTCAAGATCCAAGGAGTGCTGGCCTCCTCCCTCGGAATGCCTGACATGACCCGATCAAGGCGATCTACTGAGGCTCGTTGTCCCTGAGGACGATGGCCTTTGTCTAGTGATCCAGTTTCAGCTGGGACTCGGATgccgagtcatctattgggatcTGTAAATGGTCCTAGGGGAGGTCCTTTGCAGCCTGAGCAACAAGGACCGCGTTCCTGGATCGCTCCAGGGCGGAGGAGAGGTTGATGTTCTCTGCCTCACACGAGTGAGAAGTCTTCACGTCCCCATAGATGGAGAGGACTCCTTTTGGTGCCGATATCTTCATGAGGAGGTATGTGTGGTTAGGtaccgccatgaacttggtgaGGGCGGCCCTCCCAAGGATCACGTGGTAGAAGGTCTCGAATGAGGCCACCTCGAAGTTGATGTACTCGGTACGATAGTTGTCACGAATGCCAAAGGTGTCGGGGAGGGTCACCCTGCCGACCGAAGTCGACCCGGCACCAGGGATGATGACGTAGAAAGCCTGGTCCATGGGGACCCGGGTCGTCATGTCGTAACCCATGTTCTCCAGCGTCTTGGAGAAGATGATGTCGAGGCCGCTTCCTACGTGGACGATTACTTTAGCCTAGCAGACTTGATTAACCACCGGACTGGCCACTAGGGGGTAGGAACTCGGCCTAGGTAGATGAACCCAGTGGTCATGTTGGTCGAAGGTGATGGGCATCTCGGACTAGCGCAAAGGCTCAACCGAGTGCCTAAACACTGAATTGACCTCCCGCTCGTCGAGCTTGAGTCGTCGCTGGCATGTCGGGGTGACGGAGCCACCGTAGATGAAGTTGATGGCCCGGTTTTCCTTCTGGAAGTTCCTAGGGGACATGTCGGGCTCCTCATCGCGCTCTCGCCTGGGCGAGTAATTCCTAAAGTCGCGGCCGCAGGATCCACTGGAGCTGCCTGCCTTGTCGTGCTCCTCGTAGCGAGGCCGCTTGGTGTCATCGTGGGCAACGCTGTTAGTGTGGTTGGCGCCTTGTGCCAGGGGCACTTACCATCCAGGAGTCAATCCAGGTCCTTCTGGTTCATGGTGGAGCATTCTCAAGGTCGGCCAGCCATGGTGACTGTGTTCTCGGGACCCCTCCTGCGGTCCCTGCCCTTGGAGGACTCGGCGTGGTCGCGGTTTTTGCCGTGTCGTGGAGGGCGGTTGTCGTTgcggcacccctagtggttgtCCCTTTTGTCGGGGACAATCGACAGGGTCGCATAGGTTCTTGTGGAGGCGATGCGCGTGCTCAGCGTCCTCCATGTCGACGTGCTTGTTGATGACAACCATCATGTTAGAGACAGTCTTGGGGTTGCtctcgaacatcttcctccatagtTCGATGCTATGGAAGCCTTGGTGGAAGTGATGGATAACATCACTGTCAACAACCTTCATAATCGTATTATGATTAGTGAACTACCTCTTGATATAGTCGCAGAGGGACTCACCCGGCTGCTATGTTACGCTGCTTAGATCCTAGCTGGTTTTGGGAAACAGGCAGGCTCCGTAGCCAATGATCCTATTGGCGTATCGGACTACATGGCTCGTATAGTATCAGACTACATGGCCGGTATCACTTTTTATGGAACTATTTGAAACACCTGCAGATAGGTTCCTTATTATTTACTGATTAAATTTCTTTCTCTTATCAATTGTAAGTTCAATTGACTGACACGCCACAAACCTCAAAGAGCAGGACCTGCACTGGCACCAAAGATAAGCAGAGCCGTGTGTTGTGCTCCGCAAGATTCACCGCACCGAATTTTGCAGTTTAGGTCGGGCTCATGATATTGTCTATGCCTGAATTCACCCGGATAATTGCAACCTTTGTAAATATTTTGGAGCTCATGTCGAGCAAAAAAAACCAAATGTTACAAATGGGCTAGTATCTGATTACCACCGCAACGGACCACGTCAAACCAAATATATTCAACTGTATCAGTTACCTTGTGTGACCTGATTGTGCTACAAATTGTTGAACCAAATGCTACAGATACATGATTTAAATGGCTGTTTGGATTAAAAAATGATGCCCAACTTAATTGTAAAACACATCCATCTTAGAGTGACGTTAATGCTTTCAACCGAGAAAGCGACAGACATAAATGCATATATGCAATCGAGGATCGTATCTACAGCTATTTACATCATGCTACAAACAGCAAAAACAGTGCAAATGAAGTGCCCTTGGTGGACCAGTTCTTTTATCTTACCTATCTGATAAGGATCATAAAGATCAGTGCTAattgaatgcaccaaaacactgcCTTGAAGTCATAATTAGCACAATTTATTATCTAactgatctgatcagcttaaatTAGAAAGATCAGTATTTCAACATAGCATTATTTGCTAATTATATGCACCAAAACTCATAACCAAACATGAATGGGCCACAACCTAAcgtgaaaaaaaaacaccaaAACAGTGTTAGCGTAACATATCTGGTTCAAATGTTGATCTATCTAGTTGACGACCGACACATCTCAATTCTCAGTCAGCTGCTCACCTTTCGCCATGCTTCGTCCCTAACTATCCCAACAGCTGATCACGCTGCAGTACTTTTGATTGAAGTTCTAGCCTACGGATCACTTTCTGTGGCCAGTGTTTGCCGCAAAAATCTTTCTATGCCAACAAAGAGTAGAATTAGCAAGCTTTGTAATGCACATGATAGGATAGGTAATAGAAAAGAGGATAAATTACAAACTAGACAGCCTAAACATGAAATGTTCATAGATTCCATAAAGTGAATCGAACATTTAAACATCTCACAACAGCTTAGGAACTAATGCTTGCTGACCATAGAACGTAGTTCCTTCTGCATCAATCGCCACTTCACCTGACAACATTTTTATCTTGCTTCATGGTATGCAGTCCTATACTCTATGAACCAGATGCCATCACCTCAACCAAGCAACTGAACCCACATTCTGGAACAACAGAGAAATAACctgcattttaaaaaaaaagatcattGAACATCTTAACACAATTAACATCAGTTTATAGTGGAATTGGATATTTCCAAGAACAATAATATGAAAAGGACAGGCCATACAGATAACTATCAGCTACACAATACACCTAAGTTTCCAAACCCTTTTCTTCATATGGTAGAATCCTGATTCATTCATGCAGAGAATGTTATGCCATGTACTGTCAGAAATGACTTGCATTCAAAGAAAAAACAAATGTGTCAAGTTAAAACTAATGATGTAGAAATGAAGGCTGCAATCATGTAATGGTAGCATCCTAAAAGTGTCCCAATAAGGCAGAAGTTTATAACCGTTACCGCAGTTATCAAATTTCTTCAATACTTAATCCCAGCAAACACCATCCAGATCAAAGGCCTGTCCAAACCATTAAAAAAAATGTTAGACCAGGTGTGCGCGGTAGAAGCTTTACATTCACAGTTCATTATGTccggaaaaataaaaaagaaaactacCAACACACCTATTGCTACCTCAGTCACACCTGACCAGCAACAGAAAGCTACCTCCAATGCAACTAGATTTTAGCCTAGAATAACAGAAAGTCAGAAGAAGAATCTAAATTTTGCAGTCatgtactattttttttaaagaaatgcAGTCATGTACTATTTGCCCAAGGAGCTGTTCAAAACAATTAGACTCAAGTCATACCAATCAGCACTAAAAAATTAATGAATTGAAATGAGCAAACATTATAGTTAACACTccgagataaaaaaaatatattgataAACAGCTACTTTTCACATAAAAAGATAATTTATGAAAAAAAGGGTAGCCTGCTACTTCCCATTTTGAATCTTTATCAATTCCCAAGTATCAATGTTATATTCTAGAATACCCACTAATTGCAGCTAACGTGTTTCATCAAGCCAAGCAGAACAGGTATTATATCACAAACATCAGCTTTGAACCAAATAGAAATTAGAGTCTTAACATTGGCATGGATTTACCATGTTCTACTTATTGTACATACTCTTGCATAAATCAATATTCACCATGAACTTTGATGTACATTAATTTTTGGCTTTGAATGATTGTGCATGTAGTTAGATACATGGCTTATTCTCATCCCTCAGGTACACGTTGGTAGAAAATAGATGACTTGAGTAACACATTAAGGTTAAGGCTACCATTTCAACTTTCTTCAGGTTTGAAAGCTTTGATTCATTAGACCTCAATAATTATCAACTAAGATTCAATGTTCAAGTTTGTGTATCATGCAATGCTCAACAGTCAACACAAAAGTAAAGGAAAGATTTGAAGTTCAAGAGCCTGACAAAACCTTCACAATTTTCTAGAACACAACAAGACCTTCACAATTAATAGAGTTCCTAAAGCATAGAACAATATTGATGGCATATATTGAATAAGGTTCTTTTGTGCATTTGGTAATGCATGATTACAAGCTATTTCAATAAAAGAAAAACTACTTGTAGAAATTAGCAAACTGTAAGACAAGAGTTTGTTGCATTGCAGCTTTATACAAAAAAGGAAATAACATACTCTCCAGCCATGTCATCCCTTTATAGTTATAACGGCTTTGGCCAGAGCAAAATTATGTTGCAATTCAATGGTTGTACTTCCTTTAACAGAGAAATATGTGACGTTCGGAGCAGCAACCTAGTTAAAGTAACAATAATTTAACTGCACTAACCAATCATTTAATTGATTGAAGTCCATACATATATTGATATTATTCTCCTTTATGTTCTTTAACAAGACAACAATACCATGAATTTTAATGCACACTCGAAAGGGAAAGTGTGAATTTCGACCCCATTTCCAATTCTCCATAAGTTATGGAAGATTCTTCTATAGTCGGAATTCTAATATTTCTATCATCAACAGATGTACAAAATGTAAACAGTTTACAGAAAAGATGTAAATTTTATGCTTGTTAAGATTTATGCTTTTTCCTACAGACCACAGTACCACATGCATTTATAATTTCAAAAGATTTCTCAAATAAGCATGGAGATGTCAGATAATAATTAAATTGATCGAATATAGTTTAATTGTCAATTGTCACACAGTATGACAATTGATAATCATGGGCCTCAACAAAATAGAAGATATTAATTAACTTATAGTTCAGGCTTCCAGAACAGAGCAACACATAAAGGTACATGGGTCTTGGCTCAAAAATAAACATTACCTAGATATGAATTACCACTAAGAGAAAACGTATGGTTCACCAGAAATAATGAGGGATAGTTGTTATTACCTTTTGGAAAATAAAATTTAGCATAAGGATAAACTGTCTTCATGAGTACGTTGTTAGTGACCATCTTGAACTGCATAGTCTCAGGCCAAAGCACGAACATGCCGACTATAGTCCGTAGAAAAACTACATCGCCGTCCTCACCAAGCCCACTTATCCAGACAGGAATGGAACCCACACGAGGCTGCGTCAATGGCAGTTCAAGGAGTGTGCAGAGTTCAATTGCTCTGTGCAGCACCCACTTTGCAGTGCCACAATGGTCAGCCTCCCGTGCCCAAAGATGCAGGCTGAAATTCCTCACAGCAGCAAGGCCAAGCACGCTGCCTTCGAACCTCAGAACACGGATGTTCCGCCTGTAGATAGAAAATATCTCCAAGGGGCGCTCAACAAGAGCTAATTTTTGGTCACCCAGTCGAAACTCAAGTATGCTGCTCTCGCCAAATAGCCAATACATTGCATCCCCAACAAAGGCGCCAGGCTCCTCCGCGAGCTCACATTCCTGTGATGGCGTCGGCATGGAGACCAGCTCACCCCACGCTCGGGTCAGCGACGAGTACACGCAGGCGAAGGCGCAGTGTCTTCTGGTGAACACGACAACCACACTGAAGGGGCTGGAGCGGAAAGCGCCCCCGCAGCCAGTGGTGCCTGATGGGCAGAGGACCGCGGCGTTACAGTCGGACGCGCCTGCCCGCACCTGGTCGGGGACGGTGATTAATACGAGGTGGCCGATGATGGGATCCCAGACGAGCAGATCGACCCAGTCGCGACTGCGGAGAAGGGCGCGACCGTGGCGGCAGTCGACGAACCACCacatgccgccggcgccgtccctCCGGAGATCCCGCACCGCGGTGGCAATTCGTACGCCGGAAATGCCCTGGGTGGCCACGAAGCGGGGGGAGTCCGGGGAGTTGTGGAAGAAGCCGAGCACGGGAGGTGTTCGATGAAATGCGCGCAAGCGGCGGAGGAAATCCGGGTCCCGGACGAGGCAGTGTCAGCGCTTGCAGACGAGGGCGGGGCTGGAGAAGGAGGATGCCAGCGGCGGGAGGCGGACGAGGATCAAGGAGAGGAGATCCTCGTTGTCAAGCGGCGGCGCCAGGACCGCCGGGGAGGTCATGGCGTCGCTGTTCTGGCGTGCGTGGAGTGGACGTGTGGTTTGGCTCTCTCTCTGTGACTCGACAGTACGGTGGCGTTTGGGAAGTGGGAAATAGGGGCGCGGGCTCCCTAATTTACGGACGTCCGGTGGAATCAATCCGTCCGGTCGATTTCCGACATGCGCTACTTTCCTTTTTAGATATGTGTGCGGGTGATAGATTAAGGCTGCgttgtgtttagttgcaaaatctctctccaaacttcactattcatctatcacatcaaattttttgtcTCATACATAGAgaattaaatgtagataaataaaaaaactaattgcatattttgatgtatattgcgagacgaatcttttgagcctaattagtctataataaaataatatttaccacaaataaaTGAAAAATGCTATAGTATGCTACATTATCCGATATGACCCTTTTTACTAGCTTTTcatggatctaaacacagcctaattAAGGCTCCGTATCTTTACCCGTAAACCTCGTAAACGAAAAAAATGTCatatcgaatatttcgacacatgcatggagtactaaatgaagtttatttacaaaactttttgtatggatgggctgtaaatcgcgagacaaatctaatgagcctacttaatccatgatttgcaacagtggtgctacagtaatcatccggtaattattaattaattatagattaattagcatcattagattcgactcgcgatttataacccatctgtgtaaaaaaatttgtaaatagatttcatttagtacttcaaattagcaagatttcaacgcaaaatttttttgcttgGGCCTAACTTTTCCTTTCCGGGTTCCGTGTTTTGTAATCTTGAGCGGTTCTGCCCTCTCAGAAGCTATTTTTTTCGGGACGTGAGAAAATTGGGTGTAAAATTTGGGTGGGGGGAGTGAAAATAAAACTAACTTTTAACAAATGAAAATTTCTGATAATATgcgaaaagaaaaaatatgaaaGAAATACTTTTTTTCTTAAAATTTATTACGTGACAAAATTTTCAGAATTATGTTttgcatccatattggaaaaAGGTTTTGAGATTgcgtgattttttttaaaaacaaaatttACAAGTGACAAAGTTAATGCGTGATTTTGTTAAAGACAAAATATACAATAAAGTTTTATTCTTAAAAAAGTTTATATCAGGAGATAAAAAAGTATCGAACAAAAACTTGGGAGAAATTTCTTTAAGAATAAAACTTTATTGATAAGCAAAGTTTAAAAGTTTAATTGGTAAAGAAAATGGAATTAAATAAATTTATGAAttacaaaaaaacaaaacaatttTTTTGATGAAAAGTTTTTTGGTAATTCTTAAtaaaaaattcacaaaaaaCTGCAGGTGGGGGTCCAAAAAGAAAATACGTGGAAATATGCGCTAACACACAATAAACACAAACTCTGGCACATATAGTATAGTAACATTGGAAAGAAAATATCAGTTTAAAAACTAGTATCTGTATTTATTCTGCTCATCCTTATTACTGTTTTTACCAATGCCtgtaaacaaaaaagaaaagttatGGGTCAAGAtgtagaaaaattatgaaattatataaaaagaGTAGTAAAAATTTAGAAGAAAAATGTTTTTA
This window contains:
- the LOC120691337 gene encoding uncharacterized protein LOC120691337 yields the protein MWWFVDCRHGRALLRSRDWVDLLVWDPIIGHLVLITVPDQVRAGASDCNAAVLCPSGTTGCGGAFRSSPFSVVVVFTRRHCAFACVYSSLTRAWGELVSMPTPSQECELAEEPGAFVGDAMYWLFGESSILEFRLGDQKLALVERPLEIFSIYRRNIRVLRFEGSVLGLAAVRNFSLHLWAREADHCGTAKWVLHRAIELCTLLELPLTQPRVGSIPVWISGLGEDGDVVFLRTIVGMFVLWPETMQFKMVTNNVLMKTVYPYAKFYFPKGL